The Bacteroides ovatus genomic interval GAAGCTACCATCTGAAAACCTACAATCGGATAGAAGAACACCACTACACGAAATCCCTTAGACGCAATACTGATTAATTCTGCGTCCGAAGTAAAAATGGAAGATACGATTTCCGGAATGAACATACCTATCAGGAAACCTATCGTTGTCACTACAGTTGCACAATAAATGGTTACTTTCAGTACTTCCGTCACACGAGGATAGAGCTTCGCACCAAAATTATATCCCGCAATGGGCTGCATCCCCTGGTTCAGTCCCAATACAATCATAATAAAGACAAAAACAATACGATTAACAATACCGAATGCACCGATCGCCAAATCACCTCCATGCTCTTTTAATCCCTGATTAATCAGAATCACAATAAAGCAAGACGCCATATTCATCAGGAAGGGAGACATACCGATAGCCAATGAATCCAACACGATCTTCCGTTTCAAACGGAAAATACCTTTTTTCAATCGTATCAGTTCGTCTTTGCGACAGAACAGATGAAGCTGCCAGACCAAGGCGATCAACTGCGCACAAACCGTAGCTGTGGCCGCCCCGCGAATTCCCCAGTCGAATACAAAAATAAACAAAGGTGCAAGTAATACATTGATTAACACGGTCGTGATGGTTGCCACCATCGCTTTCTGCGGATGTCCCGAGGCACGAAGCACTGCATTCAGCCCCAAATATAAATGAGTTACCACATTTCCCAGCAGAATAACCTGCATAAATTCGCGGGCATATTTGACAGTCTCATCACTTCCGCCGAAAAAATAAAGTATCGGATCAAGAAAAGGCAGAACGACCAGCGTAAAAGAGATACCTATAATAAGGTTTAATACAAACACATTTCCCAAAACCCGCTGTGCGGTATCATAATCTTTCTGGCCCAACTTCACAGAAATCAATGTAGCCGCACCTACCCCTACCAAAGAGCCAAAAGCCGCGGCAAGATTCATTAGCGGAAAGGTTAATGCTAATCCGGAGATAGCCATCGCCCCTACTCCATGACCGATGAAAATACTATCTACCATATTATAAAGAGAAGACGCCGTCATGGCGATAATTGCCGGAATGGCATACTGCATTAAAAGCTTTCCAATCTTTTCCGTACCCAACGCAGTGGGTGTCTTTTGTCCTGTCATACCTATTAGTTTGAGGGTGCAAAGATACAAAAAAGAGACGGATTACAGGATATATGAGAAAAGTTTCGTATTTTTGCCCACAAAATTGAGTTAATACGTAACGAAATGAATATATTAGAACTAAGTGAACAGGAAATTATTCGACGTAACAGTCTGAATGAGCTTCGTGCAATGGGTATTGATCCATACCCTGCAGCAGAGTATGTAACCAATGCTTTCTCTACAGATATTAAAGCTGAATTTAAAGACGACGAAGAGCCACGCCAGGTTTCCGTAGCCGGCCGTATCATGAGCCGCCGCGTGATGGGTAAAGCATCTTTCATCGAATTGCAGGACTCTAAAGGTCGCATCCAGGTGTACATCACCCGCGATGATATCTGTCCGGGAGAAGACAAGGAACTGTACAACGCTGTATTTAAACGCCTGCTCGACTTAGGTGACTTTATAGGTATCGAAGGTTTCGTGTTCCGCACACAAATGGGTGAAATTAGTATCCATGCAAAGAAACTGACTGTACTTGCAAAGTCTATCAAACCGTTGCCAATCGTTAAATACAAAGACGGAGTAGCTTATGACTCTTTTGAAGATCCCGAACTCCGTTATCGCCAACGCTATGTGGACCTGGTAGTAAACGACGGTATCAAAGAAACATTCCTGAAACGCGCCACTGTAGTGAAAACATTGCGCAACGTTTTGGATGAGGCTGGTTACACGGAAGTGGAAACTCCTATCCTGCAATCTATTGCTGGTGGAGCCAGTGCACGCCCGTTCATCACTCACCATAACTCACTGGATATAGACCTTTACCTGCGTATCGCAACAGAGCTTTATCTGAAACGACTGATCGTAGGTGGTTTTGAAGGTGTATATGAAATAGGTAAGAACTTCCGTAACGAGGGCATGGATAAAACTCACAATCCGGAATTTACCTGTATGGAACTTTATGTTCAGTACAAGGATTACAACTGGATGATGAATTTCACCGAAAAACTGCTGGAACGTATCTGTATCGCTGTAAACGGCTGTACGGAAAGCGTTGTTGACGGAAAAACGATCAGTTTCAAAGCTCCTTACCGCCGCCTGCCTATCCTGGACGCTATCAAAGAAAAGACAGGATACGACTTGAACGGCAAGAGCGAAGAAGAAATCCGCCAAGTTTGCAAGGAACTGAAAATGGAAGAAATCGACGAGACAATGGGTAAAGGCAAGCTGATTGATGAAATCTTCGGAGAATTCTGCGAAGGTACGTATATCCAGCCGACTTTCATCACCGATTATCCGGTTGAAATGTCTCCGCTGACCAAGATGCATCGTTCTAAACCGGGACTGACCGAACGTTTCGAATTAATGGTGAACGGTAAAGAGCTGGCTAATGCTTACTCGGAATTGAATGACCCGCTGGATCAGGAAGAACGTTTCAAAGAGCAGATGCGTTTGGCCGACAAGGGAGACGATGAAGCGATGATTATCGATCAGGACTTCTTGCGCGCTTTACAATATGGTATGCCTCCTACATCGGGTATCGGTATCGGTATCGACCGCCTGGTAATGTTAATGACCGGACAGACCACTATTCAGGAAGTATTATTCTTCCCGCAAATGCGTCCGGAAAAAGTAGTGAAAAAAGACGCTGCCGCTAAATATATGGAATTGGGAATCGCAGAAGACTGGGTTCCGGTGATCCAAAAAGCCGGTTACAACACTGTAGCTGACATGAAAGATGTCAATCCGCAGAAGTTGCACCAGGACATCTGTGGCATTAACAAGAAATATAAATTAGAACTGACCAATCCGTCGGTAAACGACGTAACTGAGTGGATACAGAAAATTTAATAAGTTCTTCATCCAAATCCATACAAATGAAATTACCCGGCAAGATAGCGATAATGGGCGGAGGAAGTTGGGCTACAGCCATCGCAAAGATGTGTCTGGCCCAGGAAGACTCTATCAATTGGTATATGCGGCGAGACGACCGCATTGCCGATTTTAAACGATTAGGGCACAATCCGGCTTATCTGACAGGAGTGAAATTCGATACAAGACGCATCACGTTCAGTTCCAACATCAACGATGTGGTGAAAGAATCGGATACACTGATTTTCGTCACTCCCTCTCCTTATCTGAAGGCGCATCTGAAAAAACTGAAAACCAAGATAAAAGATAAGTTTATCATCACCGCTATCAAAGGAATCGTACCCGATGACAACGTTATTGTATCGGAATACTTCACAAAAGAATATGGTGTACCACCAGAAAATATAGCAGTCCTTGCAGGTCCCTGCCACGCAGAAGAAGTAGCCTTGGAACGCCTCTCCTACCTGACTATCGCCTGCCCTGACAAAGACAAAGCACGTATCTTCGCACGTCGTCTGGGAAGCAGCTTCATCAAAACATCTGTCAGTGATGACGTAGCGGGTATCGAATACAGTTCGGTACTTAAAAACGTATATGCCATCGCTGCCGGTATCTGTAGCGGTCTGAAATATGGCGACAACTTCCAGGCTGTTTTGATCTCCAACGCCATTCAGGAGATGAACCGTTTCTTGAATACGGTGCATCCGTTGAACAGAAACGTGGATGAATCTGTTTATCTAGGGGATTTATTGGTGACCGGTTACTCCAACTTCAGCCGCAACCGAACTTTCGGAACGATGATAGGTAAAGGGTATTCCGTTAAGAGTGCGCAAATTGAAATGGAAATGATTGCGGAAGGTTACTATGGTACGAAATGTATCAAAGAAATCAATAAACATCATCATGTCAATATGCCGATACTGGACGCAGTGTACAACATTCTGTACGAACGTATCTCACCAATGATCGAGATTAAACTGTTGACTGACTCTTTTAGATAAAAAAATATTAAGTATTAAGTATTAGGCATTAAGTATTACCCGCAGGTACTCATACTTGACAATCCATACTTGATGACTAATACTTAATACTTAAAACTTAATACTTAAAAAATATGATTAGTTTAAACATTGAAAAAACATTTGGATTCATCTCCAAAGAAAAGGTTTTTGCTTACGAAGCTGAAGTAAAAGCCGCACAGGAAATGCTTGAAAAAGGTACAGGCAAAGGTAACGACTTTTTAGGATGGTTGCATTTGCCTTCTTCTATCACTAAAGAACACCTGGCCGACCTGAACGCTACTGCAAAAGTATTAAGAGACAATTGTGAAGTAGTAATCGTAGCCGGTATCGGTGGTAGCTATCTGGGTGCCCGTGCCGTCATCGAAGCTTTGTCTAACAGCTTCACTTGGTTGCAGGAAAAGAAAACAGCTCCTGTCATGATCTATGCAGGACACAATATCAGCGAAGATTATCTGTACGAACTGACTGAATATCTGAAAGACAAGAAATTCGGTGTCATCAATATCTCCAAATCAGGAACTACTACTGAAACAGCTCTTGCTTTCCGCTTGCTGAAAAAGCAGTGTGAAGATCAGCGCGGCAAAGAAACTGCAAAGAAAGTAATCGTTGCCGTGACAGATGCCAAGAAAGGTGCTGCCCGTGTAACAGCCGATAAAGAAGGATACAAAACATTCATCATCCCCGATAACGTAGGCGGACGTTTCTCTGTCCTGACTCCGGTTGGTTTGTTGCCTATTGCAGTGGCCGGATTCGATATCGACAAACTGGTTGCCGGTGCTGCCGACATGGAAAAAGTATGTGGTTCGGACGTTGCATTTGCTGAAAACCCTGCTGCTATCTACGCTGCTACCCGCAATGAGTTGTACAGAAATGGTAAGAAGATCGAAATCCTCGTTAACTTCTGCCCAAAACTGCACTATGTAAGCGAATGGTGGAAACAGCTTTACGGAGAATCTGAAGGAAAAGACAATAAAGGTATCTTCCCTGCATCGGTAGATTTCTCAACAGACCTCCACTCTATGGGTCAATGGATTCAGGAAGGCGAACGTTCTATCTTTGAAACGGTGATTTCAGTAGAGAAGGTTAACCACAAACTGGAAGTTCCTTCTGATGAAGCAAATCTGGACGGCTTGAATTTCTTAGCCGGCAAACGTGTGGACGAAGTGAACAAGATGGCCGAATTGGGAACACAGTTGGCTCACGTAGACGGTGGTGTACCTAATATGCGTATCGTACTTCCGGAATTGAGCGAATACAACATCGGTGGTCTGCTCTATTTCTTCGAAAAGGCTTGCGGTATCAGCGGTTACTTGTTAGGCGTGAATCCATTCAACCAACCGGGTGTGGAAGCATACAAAAAGAATATGTTTGCGTTGCTTGACAAACCGGGGTATGAAGAAGAATCTAAAGCAATCCGTGCAAAACTGTAATCAAGAACGTTTTTATAAACGGTGAACTATAAACAATGAACGGTGAACAACTATGCTATATGCATGGATTTGTTCACCGTTCATTATTCATTGAAATCCAAAATGGAGACATTCCTAAATGTCGCTATTTAGTTACAATTTACCGACTTACTTTGTTAGTTGCTACCACTCGTCAATTTTCACTTATCATCCTCCGCTTTCGTCTTTAAGCCGATTTCTTCCTGTGCTCCTTCACATTCGGCTTTGGAAGAAAGATAGAACTCTAATTTTACATCGCCGTTCTTATCTACTTGTTTGATGGTCGCAATCACCATAATTTTGGCTTTTGACACACCATCCTTAAAACGAAGCTGCCCCTTTTCCACATCTGTCAGATTTCCCTCTGTAGATACTTCTGTTTTCTCAAAGATAAGTTTAGTATCCACTTCATCATCATTCTGAAGTCTAAAGGTTTTCAGTTCAGCTCCATTTCCATCCAAAAGCAGAAGAGCTTTCACTTCATCTCCCACCTTCAAGGCCGGCAGTTCGTCCCTCTGATTTGCATAGTCTTTTTCACCGGAACCGGAATTTTCATCATCCGATTCAACCTTTGCATAAAGCTTTTCTATCTTGATAACAGGACTTTCCCCGCTATCAGAGCAGGCGCCTAAAAACAATGGTAGCAACAATAATACTCTCTTTTTCATGCTATCGTCGAGTTTATAACGTTACAAAAATACACATATTCTTCTAAACAACAAATAATTATACAAGTAATACGCCACAATTTAGTAGTGGCGAGCAGTCTACGCGATAAGAGTTGATAGTACATACTACATGACAACTAATCACTAAACTATCTCCCCGTTCTAACTTATCTCTCGTTTTTTATCGTTATCTTTGCCTCGTATACAGTTGTAGATTAAGCGAATCAAACTAAAAAAACAAATAGAATGACAGGAAATTTATTAAAGAAATCCAGTGGATTCATATTATTATGTAGCATATCATTGCTAATGCTCGTAATGACCGGTTGCCAGGAAGCCAAACTCAAGACAGTGATCGCGGTAGCCAACAAACAGTGTCCAATAGACATGGGAGCAGTCGGTACGATCACCAGCATCATCTACGACGGGAATAATGTAGTGTACACGCTGAACATGAACGAAGAGATTACCAATATAAAGATATTGAAAGACAATCCGGAAAGCATGAAATCATCTATCACAATGATGTTTCAAAATCCGGCAGCAGATGTAAAAGAGATGCTCAAGTTGATGGCAAAATGTAATTCCGGATTACACATGATATTTGTAGGGAATAAGTCGGGCGAACAAGCAGTTTGCGAACTTACCGCCGAAGAACTGAAAGAAGTGATTAATACAAATGCCGACCCGGCACAAAGCGGACAAACAAAGCTTGAAGCACAACTGAAAATGGCGAACCTGCAATTCCCGATGCAAGCCAGCGAAGAAGTCATTGTCGAAAAGATCGAGGTCATAGGCGAATCGGTTGTTTATATATGCAGTGTGGACGAAGAATTGTGTCCCATCAGCCAGATTGAAGAAAACGCAGCAGAAGTGAAAGAGGGTATTGTATCAATGCTGGCAAGTCAGACTGATCCGGCCACCCAGTTATTCATCAAAACTTGCGTGAATAATAACAAAAACATAATGTACAGATATATTGGCAAGGAATCCGGCAAGCAACACGATGTGGTTATTCCCGTGTCTGATCTGAAGAAAATGTTCATAAAAAAATAAAATATCATCTTAAAAAGATTCTGCAACGTACCAAAGTATGAAAAAGAAACTGAAAGCCGTCCTGTTTGACATGGACGGCGTACTTTTTGACTCTATGCCCTATCATTCGGAAGCCTGGCATACAGTAATGAAATCTCACGGACTCACTCTTAGTCGCGAAGAAGCATATATGCACGAAGGACGGACAGGAGCCTCCACTATTAATATTGTTTTCCAACGTGAACTGGGCAGAGAAGCTACCCAAGAAGAAATAGAAAGTATCTATCAGGAGAAAAGTGTTTTGTTCAATTCGTATCCCGAAGCAAAACGTATGCCCGGTGCATGGGAGTTGCTACAAAAAGTAAAAAAGGATGGACTGATTCCGATGGTGGTCACTGGTTCCGGCCAACTATCCCTGCTCGAACGGTTGGAACACAACTATCCGGGAATGTTTCGTAAAGAATTGATGGTTACAGCGTTCGATGTAAAATATGGTAAGCCCAATCCCGAACCGTATCTGATGGCATTGAAAAAAGGCGGACTTAAAGCTGATGAAGCCATCGTAGTAGAGAACGCTCCGTTAGGAGTGGAAGCCGGACACAATGCGGGCATCTTTACAATAGCTGTAAATACAGGTCCTTTGGACGGACAAGTATTGCTGGATGCCGGAGCCGATCTGCTACTGCCATCCATGCAAGCACTAAGCGACCATTGGGATACGCTGTTTGAAAAGAACACCTAAAAGCTGAAAAGATAATTTATTCTTCAAAACAGGAGAAAAACATTGAAAAGAAGGAATATAAATCGTATTTTTACAGGAGTTTAATTCACTTAGATTCCATCTAAGCCAACGCAGATTCTACTATGCAAAAGTTATTATCCTTACCACCCAATTTGATCCATTGCTTCCACGAACTGGAAGAAGTCAACCATACCGATTGGTTTTGTACATCAGACCCCATTGGGAGCAAACTAGGCTCCGGCGGCGGAACGACATGGTTATTGCAGGCCTGCCATCAGGCATTCGCGCCACAAAAATCTTTCGGCAACTGGATAGGAGATGAAAAAAGAATATTGCTCCATGCAGGCGGACAAAGCCGTCGCCTGCCCAGCTACGGACCTTCCGGCAAAATATTGACTCCGATCCCGATCTTCAGTTGGGAAAGAGGACAAAAACTCGGACAGAATCTATTATCATTGCAGCTCCCGCTCTATGAAAGGATTATGAATCAGGCTCCAGCCGGTCTGAATACGCTGATCGCAAGCGGAGATGTATATATCCGTTCGGAAAAGCCACTCCAGGATATTCCGAATGCAGACGTAGTGTGCTACGGCTTATGGGTAAATCCTTCCTTGGCAACCCATCATGGTGTATTTGTTTCCGACCGGAAAAAGCCGGAGGTTCTCGACTTCATGTTACAGAAACCTTCTCTTGAAGAGTTGGAAGGATTATCGAAAACTCATCTTTTCCTGATGGACATCGGTATCTGGATTTTGAGTGACCGCGCCATCGAAGTATTGATGAAACGGTCATTAAAAGAAGGAACCAATGATATTAATTATTATGACTTATACTCGGACTACGGCTTGGCTTTGGGAGAGCATCCCAAAACGAAAGATGAAGAAATCAATCAGTTATCCGTAGCCATATTGCCTTTGCCCGGTGGAGAATTCTATCATTATGGCACAAGCCATGAACTGATTTCTTCTACTTTAGCCATACAAGACAAGGTACGCGATCAAAGAAGGATCATGCACCGGAAAGTAAAACCGAATCCGGCTATCTTTATCCAGAACTCTATCACACAAGTTTCCCTTTCTGCAGACAATGCCAACTTATGGATTGAGAATAGCCATGTGGGAAAAGGCTGGAAACTGGGGTCCCGCCAAATAATAACAGGAGTTCCCGAAAACCAATGGAACATCAACTTGCCGGATGGAGTCTGCATCGACATTATCCCTATCGGCGACAATGACTTTGTTGCACGTCCGTATGGCTTGGATGATGTGTTCAAAGGAGCGTTAGACAAATCAACGACTACCTATCTTAATATCCCTTTCACCCGCTGGATGGAAGAAAGAGGAATTACCTGGGAGGATATAAAAGGACGCACCGATGATTTACAATCAGCATCTATCTTCCCCAAAGTAACTTCTGTTGAAGATTTAGGCATATTAGTGCGCTGGATGACATCGGAGCTCCAACTGGAAGAAGGGAAAAAATGTTGGCTCAAAGCAGAGAAAGTTTCTGCCGACGAAATCTCGGCAGGCGCCAACCTCAAGCGTCTTTATGAACAGCGCAATGCTTTCCGTAAAGAGAACTGGAAAGGACTGGCGGCTAATTATGAAAAAAGCGTATTCTATCAACTTGACTTACTGGATGCCGCAAACG includes:
- a CDS encoding glucose-6-phosphate isomerase yields the protein MISLNIEKTFGFISKEKVFAYEAEVKAAQEMLEKGTGKGNDFLGWLHLPSSITKEHLADLNATAKVLRDNCEVVIVAGIGGSYLGARAVIEALSNSFTWLQEKKTAPVMIYAGHNISEDYLYELTEYLKDKKFGVINISKSGTTTETALAFRLLKKQCEDQRGKETAKKVIVAVTDAKKGAARVTADKEGYKTFIIPDNVGGRFSVLTPVGLLPIAVAGFDIDKLVAGAADMEKVCGSDVAFAENPAAIYAATRNELYRNGKKIEILVNFCPKLHYVSEWWKQLYGESEGKDNKGIFPASVDFSTDLHSMGQWIQEGERSIFETVISVEKVNHKLEVPSDEANLDGLNFLAGKRVDEVNKMAELGTQLAHVDGGVPNMRIVLPELSEYNIGGLLYFFEKACGISGYLLGVNPFNQPGVEAYKKNMFALLDKPGYEEESKAIRAKL
- a CDS encoding MATE family efflux transporter; translation: MTGQKTPTALGTEKIGKLLMQYAIPAIIAMTASSLYNMVDSIFIGHGVGAMAISGLALTFPLMNLAAAFGSLVGVGAATLISVKLGQKDYDTAQRVLGNVFVLNLIIGISFTLVVLPFLDPILYFFGGSDETVKYAREFMQVILLGNVVTHLYLGLNAVLRASGHPQKAMVATITTVLINVLLAPLFIFVFDWGIRGAATATVCAQLIALVWQLHLFCRKDELIRLKKGIFRLKRKIVLDSLAIGMSPFLMNMASCFIVILINQGLKEHGGDLAIGAFGIVNRIVFVFIMIVLGLNQGMQPIAGYNFGAKLYPRVTEVLKVTIYCATVVTTIGFLIGMFIPEIVSSIFTSDAELISIASKGFRVVVFFYPIVGFQMVASNFFQSIGMASKAIFLSLTRQMLFLVPCLLILPHYYGQMGVWASMPVADLAASLISGGMLWWQFRQFKKVTV
- a CDS encoding NAD(P)H-dependent glycerol-3-phosphate dehydrogenase, with the translated sequence MKLPGKIAIMGGGSWATAIAKMCLAQEDSINWYMRRDDRIADFKRLGHNPAYLTGVKFDTRRITFSSNINDVVKESDTLIFVTPSPYLKAHLKKLKTKIKDKFIITAIKGIVPDDNVIVSEYFTKEYGVPPENIAVLAGPCHAEEVALERLSYLTIACPDKDKARIFARRLGSSFIKTSVSDDVAGIEYSSVLKNVYAIAAGICSGLKYGDNFQAVLISNAIQEMNRFLNTVHPLNRNVDESVYLGDLLVTGYSNFSRNRTFGTMIGKGYSVKSAQIEMEMIAEGYYGTKCIKEINKHHHVNMPILDAVYNILYERISPMIEIKLLTDSFR
- a CDS encoding HAD family hydrolase, translating into MKKKLKAVLFDMDGVLFDSMPYHSEAWHTVMKSHGLTLSREEAYMHEGRTGASTINIVFQRELGREATQEEIESIYQEKSVLFNSYPEAKRMPGAWELLQKVKKDGLIPMVVTGSGQLSLLERLEHNYPGMFRKELMVTAFDVKYGKPNPEPYLMALKKGGLKADEAIVVENAPLGVEAGHNAGIFTIAVNTGPLDGQVLLDAGADLLLPSMQALSDHWDTLFEKNT
- a CDS encoding bifunctional fucokinase/fucose-1-phosphate guanylyltransferase codes for the protein MQKLLSLPPNLIHCFHELEEVNHTDWFCTSDPIGSKLGSGGGTTWLLQACHQAFAPQKSFGNWIGDEKRILLHAGGQSRRLPSYGPSGKILTPIPIFSWERGQKLGQNLLSLQLPLYERIMNQAPAGLNTLIASGDVYIRSEKPLQDIPNADVVCYGLWVNPSLATHHGVFVSDRKKPEVLDFMLQKPSLEELEGLSKTHLFLMDIGIWILSDRAIEVLMKRSLKEGTNDINYYDLYSDYGLALGEHPKTKDEEINQLSVAILPLPGGEFYHYGTSHELISSTLAIQDKVRDQRRIMHRKVKPNPAIFIQNSITQVSLSADNANLWIENSHVGKGWKLGSRQIITGVPENQWNINLPDGVCIDIIPIGDNDFVARPYGLDDVFKGALDKSTTTYLNIPFTRWMEERGITWEDIKGRTDDLQSASIFPKVTSVEDLGILVRWMTSELQLEEGKKCWLKAEKVSADEISAGANLKRLYEQRNAFRKENWKGLAANYEKSVFYQLDLLDAANEFVRFNLDTPDVLQEDAAPMLRIHNRMLRARIMKLREDKDCAKEEQAAFQLLRDGLLGVMNERKSHPTLNVYSDQIVWSRSPVRIDVAGGWTDTPPYSLYSGGSVVNLAIELNGQPPLQVYVKPCKEYHITLRSIDMGAMEVIRNYEELQDYKKVGSPFSIPKAALTLAGFAPAFSTESYPSLAKQLEAFGSGIEITLLAAIPAGSGLGTSSILASTVLGAINDFCGLAWDKNDICSYTLVLEQLLTTGGGWQDQYGGVFSGIKLLQSEAGFEQHPLVRWLPDQLFIHPDYRDCHLLYYTGITRTAKSILAEIVSSMFLNSGPHLSLLPEMKAHAMDMSEAILRSNFDSFGRLVGKTWIQNQALDCGTNPPAVAAIIEKIKDYTLGYKLPGAGGGGYLYMVAKDPQAAGQIRRILTEQAPNPRARFVEMTLSDKGLQVSRS
- a CDS encoding DUF5035 domain-containing protein, whose protein sequence is MKKRVLLLLPLFLGACSDSGESPVIKIEKLYAKVESDDENSGSGEKDYANQRDELPALKVGDEVKALLLLDGNGAELKTFRLQNDDEVDTKLIFEKTEVSTEGNLTDVEKGQLRFKDGVSKAKIMVIATIKQVDKNGDVKLEFYLSSKAECEGAQEEIGLKTKAEDDK
- the lysS gene encoding lysine--tRNA ligase, translated to MNILELSEQEIIRRNSLNELRAMGIDPYPAAEYVTNAFSTDIKAEFKDDEEPRQVSVAGRIMSRRVMGKASFIELQDSKGRIQVYITRDDICPGEDKELYNAVFKRLLDLGDFIGIEGFVFRTQMGEISIHAKKLTVLAKSIKPLPIVKYKDGVAYDSFEDPELRYRQRYVDLVVNDGIKETFLKRATVVKTLRNVLDEAGYTEVETPILQSIAGGASARPFITHHNSLDIDLYLRIATELYLKRLIVGGFEGVYEIGKNFRNEGMDKTHNPEFTCMELYVQYKDYNWMMNFTEKLLERICIAVNGCTESVVDGKTISFKAPYRRLPILDAIKEKTGYDLNGKSEEEIRQVCKELKMEEIDETMGKGKLIDEIFGEFCEGTYIQPTFITDYPVEMSPLTKMHRSKPGLTERFELMVNGKELANAYSELNDPLDQEERFKEQMRLADKGDDEAMIIDQDFLRALQYGMPPTSGIGIGIDRLVMLMTGQTTIQEVLFFPQMRPEKVVKKDAAAKYMELGIAEDWVPVIQKAGYNTVADMKDVNPQKLHQDICGINKKYKLELTNPSVNDVTEWIQKI